The Castanea sativa cultivar Marrone di Chiusa Pesio chromosome 11, ASM4071231v1 genome contains a region encoding:
- the LOC142614410 gene encoding uncharacterized protein LOC142614410 — MGETKLNGQTPKYEVMGETKLNGQTPNSEVMGKTKLNGQTPNSEVMGETKLNGQTPNSEVMEKTKLNGQTPNSKVMGETKLNGQTPNSEVMEKTNLIDDLTIKRTKRHFRPAHYLLKIQSYSLLCDTGVEKYDSGVFEASGHKWRLSIYPKGNEKMNGSGHISIYLAIVDTEKYTLGWEIYVSFKLFLFDQIQDKFLTVQDVDGVIRRFHDIKTEWGFHKFLSLKSFEDLSQGYLVNDCCVFGAELFVHERNAKREFLTMIKEPLNHTMPWKIENFSSLDKVTYYSKIFQVGDVRWKLLVYPKGIYNGESKVISLFLFCCDCILLEHKFFAEFKMRIKDQVNNENHVEKTEKHWFTTSSNEWGFSHFMPLKDLQDASKGLLMNDALIVEAEIIVISNVK; from the exons ATGGGGGAAACCAAGCTCAATGGCCAAACACCAAAATATGAAGTCATGGGGGAAACCAAGCTCAATGGCCAAACACCAAACTCTGAAGTCATGGGGAAAACCAAGCTCAATGGCCAAACACCAAACTCTGAAGTCATGGGGGAAACCAAGCTCAATGGCCAAACACCAAACTCTGAAGTCATGGAGAAAACCAAGCTCAATGGCCAAACACCAAACTCTAAAGTCATGGGGGAAACCAAGCTCAATGGCCAAACACCAAACTCTGAAGTCATGGAGAAAACCAACCTCATTGATGACCTCA caatcaaaagaacaaaaagacaTTTTCGTCCAGCGCATTACTTACTTAAAATACAGTCATACTCTTTACTATGTGATACTGGGGTGGAAAAGTATGACTCTGGTGTTTTTGAAGCCAGTGGACACAAATG GAGGTTGTCTATTTATCCAAAAGGAAACGAGAAAATGAATGGAAGTGGTCACATCTCAATTTACTTAGCAATTGTCGACACCGAAAAGTACACTCTTGGCTGGGAAATTTATGTCAGCTTCAAATTGTTCCTGTTCGATCAAATACAAGACAAGTTCTTGACCGTTCAAG atGTTGATGGGGTAATTAGAAGATTCCATGATATCAAGACTGAATGGGGCTTTCACAAATTTCTATCCCTTAAATCTTTTGAAGATCTTTCTCAAGGATATCTTGTCAATGATTGTTGCGTATTTGGTGCTGAGCTTTTTGTTCATGAACGCAATGCCAAACGGGAGTTTCTTACTATGATAAAAGAGCCCCTTAACCATACTATGCCTTGGAAGATTGAAAACTTTTCATCACTAGATAAAGTGACCTATTATTCTAAAATATTTCAAGTTGGCGATGTGAGAtg GAAGTTACTAGTTTACCCCAAAGGAATTTATAATGGAGAATCGAAAGtgatatctctctttctcttttgttgtGATTGTATTCTACTTGAGCACAAATTTTTTGCAGAATTCAAGATGCGTATAAAAGACCAAGTTAACAATGAAAATCACGTGGAAAAAACAG AAAAACATTGGTTCACTACCTCTTCGAATGAATGGGGTTTCTCACACTTTATGCCTCTTAAGGATCTCCAAGATGCATCGAAAGGACTTCTTATGAATGATGCTTTAATTGTAGAAGCAGAAATAATAGTTATATCTAATGTTAAGTGA